The window ggcaccagtgttggttttgcccacaggtttagggccttatatagtttattgtgatgcttctcgtattgggcttggtgaagtgttgatgcaggatgtcaaggtcattgcctatgcttcacgacagttaaagattcatgagaagaactatccaattcatgatttagagttggcagccatagttcacacattgaagatttagaggcattatctgtatggcatgacatgtgaggtgttcatggattacaagagtcttcagtatttgttcaagcaaaaggagttgaatttgaggtagaggaggtggtggGAGTTGTTGAAgcattatgatatcactatcttatatcacctgggaaaggccaatgtggtggccgatgccttgagtaggaagtcaaccagtatgggcaaccttgcttatatttcggtcggtgaggcgccgcttgctttggatgttcgggacctggccaatcggttcgtgaggttggatatttttgagcctagtcgggtattagcttgcatGGTTGCTCTTcatctttattggagcgtatccatgatcggcagtatgatgaaccccgtttgtgtgtccttagagacacggtgcagcgcggaggtgccaagcaggttaccttagatgatgatggagttttgagattgcagggtcgagtttgtgtgcctaatgtggatggactccgagagtcgATCTtataggaggcccatagttcccggtactctatttatccgggcaccgcgaagatgtatcaggattttcggcagcattattggtggcgtagaatgaagaaggataacgttgcatatgtagctcgtttttgaattgtcagcaggttaagtacgagcattagaggcctggtgggTTATTTTAGAAGATTGTgcttccggagtggaagtgggagcggatcactctggattttgttattggactcccgcagactcggagaaAGTtcaacgcagtatgggtcattgttgataggctgaccaagtcagcgcatttcattcctatggcagtctcctattcatcatagaggttagctaagatctatatccgggatattgtttgtcttcatggtgtgcctgtatctatcatttcggaccgaggtacgcaatttacctcgcatttctggagagcagttcagtgagagttgggcacccaagtttagttgagtacaacatttcatcctcagatggatgggcagtccgtgcggactattcagattttgaaggATATGCTACGAGCTTGTGTCatcgactttggaggctcgtgggatcaatgtttgcctttagtagagtttgcctacaacaacaggtaccagtcgagtatccagatggctccttacgaggCTTTATGTGGTAGgaggtgtcgatctccggttggatggtttgagccaggagaggctcgattattgggtacggatcttgTTTAGGAGGTTtcggacaaggtcaggattattcaggataggctttgtacaacacagtccaggcaaaagagttatgcagaccgcaaggttcgagatttagCATTCATGGTAGGTGAGtgagtattgcttcgagtgtcgcctatgaagggcgtgatgagatttgggaagaatggcaaacttagccctaggttcattggtccgtttgagattcttgattgagtgggaaaggtggcttatagacttttATGCACTACTGCCGAGTTTATCAACCGTATATCCattgtttcatgtgtccatgctttggaaatattacggcgatccatcccatgtgttagacttcagcactatccagttggacaaggacttgtcttatgaggaggagatggtagctattctagaccgacaggtttgtcagttgaggtcgaagagttttccttctattcgtgttcagtggagaggttagcctcctAAGGCATCAACctggagtccgagtccgatatgcggagccgttatccccattttttccccgactcaggtacttccttcttctgtccgtttgaggatgaacggttgttttagaggtggagaatgtgatgacccaaaaggtcatcacttgttttaagaTGAAACCTCCGttttctgaggccttgaaaacctcatttaaagtcacctcaatttacgtgcgcagtccggcgcatagccggaaagcttaaatatgataatctgtgaaaaacgATCAGTTTTGATTATAGAATGAGATAATTTGACTTTGATCAACTTTTTAGgaaaatggacccggacccgtgatttgacggttcgGGGGggggagggtccgtaggaaaatatgggacttgggcgtatgcccggaatcaaattctgaggtcccgaTCCCGacaaatgaattttcaaagaaaattattttctgaaattgtttaaagaaatttgagatgaagtttgattagaaagagatggtatgggtcctgtattttggttccggcacccggtacaggtcttatatatggtttaagttaTTTCTGTgtagtttggttgaaaacggacgtcatttgatgtgattcagaccaaaattgctaaatttgatacttgatgaagtttgagaataAAAAAGTTCTTTATTTTGAGgttgattcattgttattgaggttattttggcgatttgatcgcacggataagttcgtttgatgttgttaagttagtacgtgtgtttggttaggagccctgagggctcgagtgtgtttaGGATATGTTTCGGcaaattttgaacttaggaaaaagttgcagattaagagaagttgcaggtctctgaagccaggtctcgcAGTCCGCAGTAGAAACTTCGCGGCCGCAGTGGGGACTCTGCGATTGCGGTGGgatttttgcggtccgcggtgagcaaggccaagccttcgCGGCCGCGCTTGATTTCTTACGGTTCGGCCATGGTCCATTtcatgcggtccgcatagggggcctgagaggggtataaatagacagGATTTccagttatttttatttttcaaaaccccaaaaacctAAGAGGCattttttcaaacaacctttcttctccaaatcaaatGTAATTCGTTTTTaattagttttcttcaatcattaacatcttttaacatgatttcaacttcaaatcaatgattttcatggagaaattggatgttttgggtagaacctaagttattcaaaaattagggatttggacctcgatttgaggtccaatttcaaaacaaattatatatttgagtttgtgggtgaatgggtaatcgggtttaggttcgaacctcgggttttgaccatgtgggcccgggggcaattttgatattttgggtaaaactttggaaaactcatttttcatacattcaaattgattcatttagcgtttattgatgtaattaagtaacttgtggctagatacgagcgaattggcggaggaatcaaggggtaaagctataattgaagcttGAGTTATGTTACAGGCatagaggtaagtgtttggtctaaccttagcttgagagattaggagttgtgtcctatttgctatttgcttcttgttgactacgacgtatagtcatggtgacgagtatctatgcgttggtgtcaagcatgaccatgagtcttatattgtgattttcattaTCTCGTTGTATTATTTATGCTTTGGTAaaaatttctatttgttgtgtaaagttgtggaaagaattgtgacctatgaacattgaggagtataagtgataatcgaaactctagggcattggctcgagttgcgaagtgaattgtgaagtaaagtgagaaagagaagagatcattatgttgcccccttgccggactattgttgagttgaggttcccttgctttgtgttcttaaatgatattacggatgcttaggttgatgattcttcgtgttaggtgttgtaacaagtttagttatagttgaggtagttagatgttgaaactagttgagttatagttgagatagttagatgttggaactaGTTTGGTTATGGTtgtttctcccttgtcgggacgtatgTACTAAAACTATTGAGTTTCCTTGCCaggatagtgtagtctattgttgatcaTTTGTCGAGACGGttagttatgattattgttgactgtatattCGGAATAGGTTACACGCCACAATagatattatgttggatcgggttgcacgccgcaacagagatTATATTGGATGAGGTTGCACGCAACAacatatattatattggatcggtttgcacgacgcaacagatattatattgaaatgagttgcacgccataacagttatatatatggaacgggttgcacgccacaacaatgttaaatgataagggatcgggttgcgcgccgcaacagtattgtagTTGCATTGATTGTAGACATCGACtgttctttcatactttattaagtttctgatagAATTGATATGTTTCTCTAAAATATGTTTTCCCCTCCCTTTTAAAACTATTATTACTTGTTTATATTTAtgatgtatattatataactgcacaggtttatctggagtcgggtcctagcctcatcactacctcgccggggttaggctggcacttaccagcacatggggtcggttttgctgatactacactctacactctgtGAATATACCGGAGTAGCCTTTGGTCAGCAGCAGTAgcttgggagccagccttcagtccaccgtgataccgaggtagccttgcgggcgtccgcaggcccgacgtctcctctatcttattttatattttgttatctcatgtattcgagacaaacagtgttatatttctttcaaacggttgtatttagtactcttattagtccgtggatgttgtgacaccgggttctggttAGAGGCACGTGATGGTCTGTGAGACATTTTCGTTTcctatttatttaagacttccgctaaatttcatattccgctgttatttaactgtttattcctttgttaatataattggtaagaagttttaaaataaaggagttaatgatttctaagttcatggcttgcctagcttctacgagtaagcgtcatcacgactcccgaggataaggaaatccgggtcgtgacatttactCACAAAAATTACTAAAAACAAAGTTTACCTTTCTCCCAAAAGTAAAATTCATATTTGGCTCCACATAATGTGTTCAATGAGTCAAGTGAAGTACTTTTCATTGACAAAAAAAAGTTGCTGAAAAATGCATAtctcatattttttttttagagaaATCCCATTTCTTGCCTAAACGAAATGCCTATAAAAGAGCATATATTTGCAACAACAGTTTGCAGAAACTATCAAGTCAAATAATCCCCCCTTTAATTCCCTCCCAAAATGCAGTTCTTcaacttcttttcccttttcctttttgtGTCATTCCTCTTTTTATTTAAGAAATGGAAGAATTCCAATAGCCAAACCAAAAGATTGCCTCCAGGTCCATGGAAATTACCTATTCTTGGAAGCATGCTTCATATGCTAGGTGGACTTCCACATCATATCCTTAGAGATTTAGCCAAAAAATATGGACCAATTATGCACCTTCAACTAGGCGAAGTTTCTCTAGTTGTTATTAGTTCTCCTGAGATGGCAAAAGAAGTACTAAAAACTCATGACCTCGCTTTTGCAAATAGGCCTTTACTTGTAGCTGCCAAGATTTTTTCTTATAATTGCATGGACATTGCCTTTTCTCCTTATGGCAATTACTGGAGACAAATGCGTAAAATTTGTCTCTTGGAATTGCTCAGTGCCAAAAATGTCAAGTCATTCAACTCAATTAGACAAGATGAAGTTCATCGTATGATTAAATTTTTTCGATCATCTCCTGGTAAGCCAGTTAATGTTACAAAAAGGATTTCACTTTTCACAAACTCTATGACATGTAGATCAGCATTTGGACAAGAATATAAGGAGCAAGACGAATTTGTACAACTAGTCAAAAAAGTGTCAAACTTAATAGAAGGGTTTAATGTGGCTGATATATTCCCTTCACTGAAGTTTCTTCATGTGCTCACTGGAATGAAGGCTAAAGTTATGAATACACACAATGAATTAGATGCCATTCTtgaaaatatcatcaatgagCACAAGAAGACTTCAAAAGGCGATGGTGAATCAGGAGGTGAAGGTATAATTGGTGTACTGCTAAGACTTATGAAAGAAGGAGGCCTTCAATTTCCAATCACTAACGACAACATCAAAGCTATCATTTCTGTACGTACTATATACTGCATATTTCTATCTTCGTTATTAGTACTCCTTCTATTCTATTTTTTGGGGAACTTGTTTTTATCCTATTCCATAAAGAATGACGTATTTCTATataagaaataatttaactttaaattttctattttacctttaatgacatatttttatagcCATAGGAATTTCATGGCATATTTAATATCACAAGTTCGAAAATTATTTCTGTGTTTCTTAAACTTTGTATCTAATTATACCGTGCCATATAAAGTGAAATTGATGAAGTATTATGATTTATCTTTAATACTAACGTTCTCAAATTGCATAATTAATTTCTGTACTTAAAGAGTCACTTTAGTTAGCTTTCAATTAGGACAACTAATCTTACTTTCGTCATAAAATTTACACATTTGAAAATTACAACAAATGTTATTTCAATCACCACAACTTGGCATTAGGATAACGAAACAAGTAGCAAAATaacttgatattttttttttttgggtttttggcATTGAAAATGTCACGgcccggattttccaccatcgggagtcgtgatggcgcatattaatgtaagctaggcaagccaatccttaacagcttacttcattaacaaatcacTTCTTTTAACGATTATCCGTGATAGCATAAAAACAACGGAATTTAATAAATgtacggaagacttaaattaaagaaacagAACAATAAtccggaaatcaacatatgcttCTACCCAAGAACTAGTGTCAAATTACTCACGAatttctaagagtactaaatataaccgtttgaaagaaaaatataaactgtttgtctcgaatacatgagataacagactgaaataaagatAGAAGAGACGTTGGGCTTGCGGAcgcttgcaaggctacctcggtgtctcactggactgaaagctggctcccgcgctacagCTGCtatccaagacctggatctgtgcaaacgagcacaaagtgtagtatcagcacaactgaccccatgtgctggtaagtgtctgccTAACCCTGgtgaggtagtgatgaggctaggactagactccagataaacctgtgcagttatatactatatggcggaaaagtaaacaggtaataagaaatcaaagctgggaaaggggaaacatgctttgggggtagcagataaaacagaataccaaagaatagtaaggaaactacaatttagcttctaacacggataaagagaaataaggcaactttcactttcagtttcatcttgttgcaggcgtgcaacccgatcccatttctcatttTTGTGGTAGGGGTACCACCTGCTCTCAATTCAGTATATCTtgtagtaggcgtaccacccgctcccatttcagtatatcttgtggtaggcgtaccacccgctcccatttcattatatcttgtggtagacgtacgacccgctcccttttacatttcatcacacaatcacaaaaAATCCTGGCAATGGAACATAAATAAtgtaataacttcccggcaagggaacacaacaatgttataattttcccggcaagggaacaacaatatttaattattcatcccggcaagggagaatcagctataaccaacctcaACTCAACTTGTACTCAGTTCGATTATTGAAAATactcaatcatagaagatcattaagtaaagcacTCAAGTGTCATTTAAGTACACAACAAcattcaatttaagactcatggtcatgcttaacaccaacgtatagatactcgccaccatgcctatacgtcgtactcaacaagaagcaagtagcaagtatgactcaactcctaatccctcaagctagggttagaccaaacacttacctcgatgccttgatcaccactcaagtctcaactatagctttaccccttgattccaccaccaattcgctcgaatctagtcacaagttaattaattacattaataagtgctaaatgaatcaaccccaatgcatgaaaatgagttttcaaatgttttacccaaaagtcagaaatcacccctaggcccacgtggtcgaaacccgaggttcggaccaaaacccgataaCTCATTCcgccacgaatccaaatatataatttgctttgaaatcgaacctccaattgaggtccaaatccccaattttagaaaacctaggttctaccctaAACactcaattttccccatgaaattctttgatttgaagttgaaatcatgttaaaatatgttaaggagtgaagaaaatgagttagaaatcacttaccaacgttttggagatgAAAGATTGTTTGAAAATCGcatcttatgtttt is drawn from Nicotiana tabacum cultivar K326 chromosome 22, ASM71507v2, whole genome shotgun sequence and contains these coding sequences:
- the LOC107774025 gene encoding premnaspirodiene oxygenase-like; translation: MQFFNFFSLFLFVSFLFLFKKWKNSNSQTKRLPPGPWKLPILGSMLHMLGGLPHHILRDLAKKYGPIMHLQLGEVSLVVISSPEMAKEVLKTHDLAFANRPLLVAAKIFSYNCMDIAFSPYGNYWRQMRKICLLELLSAKNVKSFNSIRQDEVHRMIKFFRSSPGKPVNVTKRISLFTNSMTCRSAFGQEYKEQDEFVQLVKKVSNLIEGFNVADIFPSLKFLHVLTGMKAKVMNTHNELDAILENIINEHKKTSKGDGESGGEGIIGVLLRLMKEGGLQFPITNDNIKAIISDIFGGGTKTSSTTINWAMVEMMKNPSVFSKAQVEVREILRGKETFDEIDVEEFKYLKMVIKETFRLHPPVPLLLPRECREETDLNGYTIPFKTKVVVNVWAMGRDPKYWDDVEALNLRDLNTTLWIILVIIMNIFPLVVEGEFALEYHLV